A region from the Medicago truncatula cultivar Jemalong A17 chromosome 6, MtrunA17r5.0-ANR, whole genome shotgun sequence genome encodes:
- the LOC112420128 gene encoding uncharacterized protein, producing MLAAEQENAQLREELANLKGEMERMALMMETMMAEREQATISNSTPVVVVTAAPEGPPQPSPTTTTAIDLTQPLMTDFSSGNMATMGNSGFRPLGPQGPFATPQYSMPSGYPWGMPIATNGVFGPGATEMPFTQGQQTSAHFQMSQPIPQATMTQAGPTVHVGPQHEEQIYHSDSIMGDDKAIDWEERFGALEKKMSNMRGKETVVQSIYDLCLVPDVNIPPKFKMPVFEKYQGDTCPQNHLTMYIRRMIAYKNNVPLLIHCFQDSLTGPAHTWFMGLKGVTTFEQLAEAFMQQYKYNTYLAPSRKELQSLTQKEKESFKEYAQRFIQKAAQIRPPLDERELSELFYETLSPCYSEKMIVCASQKFTDLVETGMRIEEWARKGAAVSGGSSGGSSGISSNGNKKFGNGYPKRNAQEVGMVAHGEPQPVYPNHPFVANITPQMTAPQNPNYQSPRPQGPAPYYPPLYQPLYNLQQFPQQPYYPQQPYQQRPQQQPRPQNLVQTIPPPRIPDPLPRWYRPDLHCIYHQGAPGHDVERCFALKKEVQKLINSKELTFTDPDAVAQNNPLPTHGPAVNMIQDDQEEARILSVGDIKTPLVPIHVKMCKATLFNHNHEACDICLMDPRGCIQVQNDMQGLLNRRELVVTREPESKDVCVVTPVFRARRPLVINPNSTKPVGTPLVICVPRPTPTTAQKAVPYKYEGTILEPGSETTSPVAVDNIAENSRILRSGRIFPTVGPKSVSVPVDEPVKERSAGKGKAGEQAKEFDFEDADEVLKLIKKSEYRVVDQLLQTPAKISIMALLSSSGAHRDALRKVLDQAFVDYDVTLGQFESIVGNVTACNSLTFSDEDLPAEGNKHNRALLISVLCRTDSLSNVLIDTGSALNVMPKSTLDQLAYSEAPLRLSKVTVRAFDGTRRSVYGEVDLPISVGPHEFQVTFQVMEIQASFSCLLGRPWIHDAGAVTSTLHQKLKFVSRGKLITVSGESAFLISNLSAFSVIGGSGSDGPSFQGFSAEESVGKIETCMASLKDARRVIQEGKTEGWGQLVELPENKRKEGIGFLNSKPGMFDPTRGSFHSAGFIHDSPETNAILDDAPGGVTPVFVTPGGACCNWIAVDIPSVTPCSKLNISESVEHSDPMLSPNFEVPVYEAVAEEDEEIPNEIKWMLEQERKTIQPHQEEIEIINLGTEEDKKEIKIGASLDVSVKKRVIELIREYVDIFAWSYKDMPGLDPDVVEHRLPLKPECPPIKEEVRKQIDAGFLVTSEYPQWLANIVPVPKKDGKVRMCVDYRDLNKASPKDNFPLPHIDVLVDNTAKCKVFSFMDGFSGYNQIRMAPEDREKTSFITPWGAFCYVVMPFGLINAGATYQRGFIVSQKGIEVDPDKVRAIREMPVPKTEKQVRGFLGRLNYISRFISHMTATCGPIFKLLRKDQGVKWNDDCQKAFDQIKEYLLEPPILVPPVDGRPLIMYLTVLEDSMGCVLGQQDETGKKEHAIYYLSKKFTDCESRYSVLEKTCCALTWAAKRLRHYMINHTTWLISKMDPIKYIFEKPALTGRIARWQMLLSEYDIEYRTQKAVKGSILAEHLAHQPIEDYQPIKFDFPDEEVMYLKAKDCDEPVFGEGPDPESEWGLIFDGAVNVYGSGIGAVLITPKGTHIPFTARLRFDCTNNIAEYEACIMGIEEAIDLRIKKIVIYGDSALVINQIKGEWETRHPGLIPYRDYARRLLTFFNKVELHHVPRDENQMADALATLSSMINVNGHNTVPVINVQFLDRPAYVFVAEAIDDDKPWYHDIQVFLQTQKYPPRASNKDKKTLRKLSSRFFLNEDVLYKRNFDGVLLRCVDKHEAEKLMCEIHEGSFGTHSCGHAMAKKILRAGYYWITMHADCYNHAKRCHKCQIYADKIHIPPSMLNVISSPWPFSMWGIDMIGRIEPKASNGHRFILVAIDYFTKIITDNGTNLNNNMMKELCDDFKIQHHNSSPYRPQMNGAVEAANKNIKKIIQKMVVTYKDWHEMLPYAWYGYRTSVRTSTGATPFSLVYGMEAVLPVEVEIPSLRVLMEAELSEAEWCQSRKEILCSNVSNPFNQILGANGRQTMKVPMW from the exons ATGTTAGCGGCAGAGCAGGAAAACGCTCAGCTCAGAGAGGAACTGGCTAACCTCAAGGGGGAGATGGAAAGAATGGCACTTATGATGGAAACTATGATGGCTGAGAGAGAGCAAGCAACAATCTCCAATTCAACTCCTGTTGTGGTCGTCACAGCTGCACCTGAGGGTCCCCCGCAACCATCTCCGACTACTACTACAGCTATCGACCTCACCCAGCCTCTGATGACTGATTTTTCTTCTGGTAATATGGCAACTATGGGCAACTCAGGCTTCCGTCCTCTTGGCCCCCAGGGTCCCTTTGCTACTCCTCAGTATTCCATGCCTTCAGGCTACCCTTGGGGCATGCCGATTGCAACTAACGGGGTTTTTGGTCCAGGCGCTACTGAAATGCCTTTCACACAGGGTCAACAGACTTCGGCACATTTCCAGATGAGTCAACCGATTCCTCAAGCTACCATGACTCAAGCAGGTCCTACTGTGCATGTTGGGCCACAACATGAAGAGCAGATTTATCACTCCGACAGTATAATGGGGGATGATAAAGCAATCGATTGGGAAGAAAGGTTCGGTGCTCTAGAGAAGAAGATGAGTAATATGCGGGGAAAGGAAACAGTCGTCCAAAGCATATATGACCTTTGCTTGGTACCAGATGTAAACATACCTCCAAAGTTCAAGATGCCTGTATTTGAGAAGTATCAAGGGGACACATGTCCACAAAATCATCTAACTATGTATATTAGGAGGATGATAGCTTACAAGAATAATGTTCCCTTACTCATTCACTGCTTCCAGGATAGTTTGACTGGTCCGGCACATACCTGGTTCATGGGGTTGAAAGGAGTCACTACTTTTGAACAGTTGGCTGAGGCCTTCATGCAACAGTACAAATATAATACCTATCTGGCGCCAAGTCGCAAAGAGTTGCAGTCCTTAACCCAGAAAGAGAAAGAATCGTTCAAAGAATACGCACAACGCTTCATTCAAAAAGCTGCTCAGATTCGTCCTCCCTTGGATGAGAGGGaactttcagaattgttctatGAAACCCTGAGCCCTTGTTATTCAGAAAAGATGATTGTCTGTGCATCACAGAAGTTCACTGATTTGGTGGAAACAGGAATGCGTATCGAGGAGTGGGCTCGTAAGGGAGCAGCTGTTTCGGGAGGTTCTTCAGGTGGTTCTTCAGGGATTTCGTCCAATGGTAATAAGAAATTTGGGAATGGTTACCCAAAGAGGAATGCTCAAGAGGTTGGCATGGTGGCTCATGGAGAACCTCAGCCCGTGTACCCTAATCACCCCTTTGTTGCCAACATCACCCCACAAATGACCGCGCCCCAGAACCCAAACTATCAATCACCCAGACCTCAAGGACCTGCACCATACTACCCCCCATTATACCAACCACTATACAACCTACAACAATTCCCTCAACAACCATATTACCcccaacaaccataccaacagAGACCACAGCAACAACCCCGTCCTCAG AATCTGGTCCAAACAATACCACCTCCTCGCATTCCGGACCCTCTCCCACGCTGGTATCGTCCGGACCTTCATTGTATTtaccatcaaggggcaccaggccACGATGTGGAGCGTTGTTTTGCTCTTAAGAAAGAGGTTCAGAAACTGATAAATAGTAAAGAGTTAACCTTCACCGATCCTGATGCTGTAGCTCAGAACAATCCTCTGCCTACCCATGGGCCTGCTGTTAATATGATTCAAGACGATCAGGAAGAGGCTCGCATTCTCTCTGTAGGTGATATCAAGACTCCTCTGGTACCGATACATGTGAAAATGTGTAAAGCAACTCTCTTCAACCACAATCATGAAGCTTGTGACATATGTTTGATGGATCCTCGTGGATGTATACAAGTCCAGAATGATATGCAGGGTCTCCTAAATAGAAGGGAACTTGTGGTTACCAGGGAACCCGAGAGCAAGGACGTCTGCGTTGTCACTCCGGTATTCAGAGCCAGGAGGCCGCTGGTGATAAACCCTAACAGTACAAAGCCCGTTGGTACTCCCTTGGTAATCTGTGTGCCTAGGCCCACGCCTACTACTGCTCAGAAAGCTGTACCCTATAAGTATGAAGGCACGATTCTAGAGCCCGGAAGTGAGACAACTTCACCTGTTGCTGTGGATAATATCGCAGAGAATAGCCGGATTTTGAGGAGTGGCCGCATCTTTCCTACGGTGGGTCCGAAGAGTGTTAGTGTTCCAGTCGATGAGCCAGTAAAAGAGCGAAGCGCCGGTAAAGGTAAAGCTGGGGAGCAGGCCAAAGAGTTTGACTTTGAGGATGCCGATGAAGTCTTGAAGCTGATCAAGAAGAGTGAATACAGGGTGGTGGACCAGCTGTTACAAACTCCTGCGAAGATTTCCATCATGGCCCTGTTATCAAGTTCTGGTGCTCATCGGGATGCCCTGAGGAAAGTACTAGACCAGGCatttgtggattatgatgtaacTCTGGGTCAATTCGAAAGCATTGTGGGGAATGTGACCGCGTGTAACAGTCTGactttcagtgatgaagatctCCCGGCGGAGGGGAATAAGCATAATCGAGCATTACTCATCTCTGTACTTTGCAGAACGGACTCGTTATCCAACGTCTTGATAGATACCGGCTCTGCACTTaatgtgatgcccaagtcaactctCGACCAATTGGCGTACTCCGAGGCTCCTTTGAGACTTAGCAAGGTGACGGTGAGGGCCTTCGATGGAACTAGGAGATCGGTGTATGGTGAGGTAGATTTGCCAATTTCGGTCGGCCCACATGAATTTCAGGTTACTTTCCAAGTCATGGAAATCCAGGCTTCTTTCAGCTGTTTGCTCGGCAGACCTTGGATTCATGACGCTGGGGCTGTGACATCTACTCTCcatcagaaattgaagtttgtaagTCGTGGAAAGTTGATCACTGTGAGTGGCGAATCGGCCTTTTTAATCAGCAATTTGTCTGCTTTCTCTGTTATCGGTGGTAGTGGTTCAGACGGGCCATCATTCCAAGGATTCTCTGCCGAAGAAAGTGTCGGTAAGATTGAGACTTGTATGGCTTCGTTGAAGGATGCCCGGAGAGTAATTCAGGAAGGCAAAACCGAAGGCTGGGGTCAGCTAGTGGAGTTGCCAGAAAACAAGCGTAAGGAGGGAATTGGTTTCCTTAACAGTAAGCCTGGGATGTTCGACCCTACCAGAGGTTCTTTCCACAGTGCTGGTTTCATTCATGATTCACCAGAGACCAATGCAATTTTAGATGATGCACCTGGAGGAGTGACACCGGTCTTTGTGACGCCTGGAGGAGCTTGCTGCAACTGGATTGCTGTTGACATTCCTTCTGTGACACCCTGCTCTAA ACTGAACATAAGTGAATCCGTTGAACACAGTGACCCCATGctttctcccaactttgaggtcCCGGTTTACGAGGCTGTGGCAGAGGAGGATGAGGAGATCCCGAATGAGATCAAATGGATGTTGGAACAAGAAAGGAAGACAATTCAACCTCATCAGGAGGAGATAGAAATCATCAATCTGGGTACTGaggaagacaagaaagaaatcaagattggggcATCGTTGGATGTATCTGTCAAGAAAAGAGTAATTGAGCTTATCAGAGAATATGTTGATATATTCGCATGGTCATACAAAGACATGCCGGGTCTAGACCCTGATGTCGTTGAACACAGACTACCTTTGAAGCCTGAGTGTCCTCCG atcaaagaggaagtgCGAAAGCAAATTGATGCAGGTTTCCTAGTCACATCAGAGTATCCTCAATGGTTGGCCAACAtagtgcctgttccaaagaaagatggtaaagtcagaatgtgtgttgattatCGGGACTTGAACAAGGCTAGTCCGAAGGATAATTTTCCTTTGCCTCACATTGATGTATTGGTTGATAACACTGCTAAGTGCAAGgttttctccttcatggacggtttctccggctaCAATCAGATCAGGATGGCTCCtgaggatagagaaaagacgtctttcatcACGCCCTGGGGTGCTTTCTGCTATGTGGTGATGccatttggtttgataaatgctggtgccactTACCAAAGGG GCTTTATCGTCAGTCAAAAGGGTATTGAAGTTGATCCCGACAAGGTCAGAGCCATCAGAGAAATGCCTGTTCcaaagacagagaagcaagtcagaggttttctTGGTAGACTCAATTATATCTCCAGATTTATCTCTCACATGACCGCCACATGTGGACCAATTTTCAAGTTACTCCGCAAGGATCAAGGGGTGAAGTGGAATGATGATTGTCAGAAGGCTTTTGATCAAATCAAAGAATATCTGTTAGAACCTCCAATTCTTGTTCCTCCAGTTGACGGaagacctttgatcatgtatttaacagTACTAGAAGATTCCATGGGCTGTGTTTTGGGTCAACAAGAcgaaaccggaaagaaagagcacgcTATCTACTATTTGAGTAAGAAGTTCACTGATTGTGAGTCCCGATATTCTGTACTTGAgaaaacttgttgtgctttaacTTGGGCTGCCAAGCGTctccgtcattatatgattaatcatacaacttggttgatatccaagaTGGATCCtatcaagtacatatttgagaagccAGCTTTAACTGGAAGGATTGCTCGCTGGCAGATgttattgtccgagtatgatatcGAGTATCGCACTCAGAAAGCAGTCAAAGGTAGCATCTTGGCAGAACATTTGGCTCATCAACCAATCGAAgactatcaaccaatcaaattcgACTTCCCAGATGAAGAGGTTATGTATCTAAAAGCAAAAGATTGTGACGAACCAGTGTTCGGTGAAGGTCCTGATCCTGAATCCGAAtggggtttgatatttgatggagCTGTTAATGTCTATGGAAGTGGAATTGGTGCGGTGCTCATTACCCCTAAGGgtactcacatcccttttactgcGAGGTTACGTTTTGATTGCACAAACAACATCGCAGAGTACGAAGCTTGCATCATGGGTATCGAGGAAGCCATCGATTTGAGGATCaagaaaattgtcatttatGGAGATTCCGCTCTTGTgattaaccagatcaaaggagAATGGGAAACTCGTCATCCTGGATTGATTCCCTACAGAGATTATGCAAGGCGTTTGctgactttcttcaacaaagtagAGTTACATCATGTGCCCCGCgatgagaatcaaatggcaGATGCTTTAGCTACTCTATCCTCAATGATCAATGTGAATGGTCACAATACTGTGCCAGTAATCAATGTCCAATTTCTCGACCGACCTGCTTATGTGTTTGTAGCTGAAGCAATTGATGATGACAAGCCATGGTATCATGATATCCAAGTTTTCCTTCAAACTCAAAAGTACCCACCTAGGGCATCCAACAAGGACAAGAAAACATTGAGAAAATTGTCAAGCCGTTTCTTCCTTAACGAAGACGTTTTGTATAAAAGGAACTTTGATGGGGTCCTACTTAGATGTGTGGATAAGCATGAAGCAGAAAAATTGATGTGCGAGATTCATGAAGGCTCTTTCGGAACTCACTCATGTGGGCACGCCATGGCGAAGAAGATATTGAGAGCTGGGTACTACTGGATAACAATGCACGCTGATTGCTACAATCATGCCAAgagatgccacaaatgtcaaatctatgctgacaaGATTCATATACCACCATCTATGCTCAATGTCATCTCTTCCCCGTGGCccttctctatgtggggcattgacatgattggtCGGATCGAACCAAAGGCTTCCAATGGGCATCGCTTCATATTAGTGGCTATCGATtatttcaccaa AATCATCACAGACAATGGCACAAATCTGAATAACAACATGATGAAAGAGTTGTGCGATGACTTCAAGATTCAACATCACAATTCTTCTCCTTACAGACCACAGATGAATGGGGCAGTtgaagctgcaaacaagaacATCAAGAAGATCATACAGAAGATGGTAGTTACTTATAAGGACTGGCATGAAATGTTACCCTACGCTTGGTATGGATACCGTACCTCAGTGCGAACCTcgacaggggcaacccctttctctttggTATATGGTATGGAGGCTGTACTACCTGTAGAGGTTGAGATTCCTTCTTTAAGAGTCTTGATGGAAGCTGAATTGTCTgaagctgaatggtgccagagcag GAAGGAGATCTTGTGCTCAAATGTATCAAATCCTTTCAACCAGATCCTAGGGGCAAATGGACGCCAAACTATGAAGGTCCCTATGTGGTGA
- the LOC25496488 gene encoding polynucleotide 3'-phosphatase ZDP — protein MAPSESSVVAEYAKSNRSTCKKCSEAIQSKTLRLGLVTKDKSRGFDVTKWHHLTCFPVPSSYSSIDKIIGFSSLKSGDQEALTKLFTEQEDNSEEASKKTKGIQNEEQDADERDSKKTKLSTSDVKAAININISVSDVKSTYKDATLLPKWKAFQTVIFLERDDGQEDSSKIAAFDFDGCLAKTAVNRVGPDAWSLMYPSIPDKLQSLYNNGYKLVCPFYL, from the exons ATGGCGCCGTCGGAGTCATCGGTTGTCGCGGAGTACGCAAAGTCTAACCGTTCAACGTGCAAGAAATGCTCAGAAGCTATACAATCTAAAACCCTAAGATTGGGTTTGGTTACAAAAGACAAGAGTAGAGGCTTTGATGTTACTAAATGGCACCACCTCACTTGCTTTCCTGTACCCTCCTCTTACTCCTCAATTGATAAAATTATTGGTTTTTCTTCCTTGAAG AGCGGTGACCAGGAAGCTCTCACGAAGTTATTTACTGAACAGGAGGACAACTCTGAAGAG GCAAGTAAAAAAACGAAAGGCATACAAAATGAAGAGCAAGATGCTGACGAAAGGgattcaaagaaaacaaaa TTATCCACCTCTGATGTCAAAGCTGCGATTAATATCAACATTTCAGTTTCTGATGTCAAGAGCACATACAAG GATGCTACCCTTTTGCCTAAATGGAAGGCTTTCCAGACAGTCATTTTTCTTGAACGG GATGATGGTCAGGAAGATTCAAGTAAAATTGCTgcatttgattttgatggttGTCTTGCGAAAACTGCTGTGAATAG AGTTGGTCCAGATGCTTGGTCTCTCATGTATCCCTCAATTCCTGATAAACTGCAAAGCTTATACAACAATGGCTACAAGCTGGTGTGTCCCTTTTATCTGTAA